Below is a window of Vibrio aerogenes DNA.
CTGTTGTGAAAGAAACCGGCTATTCTCTGGCACAAATCCATACCATCGAAGTGCTGGGTACCTGCGGCGCTTTGAGAATGAAAGAGCTGGCTCAGAAACTCGGGATTACCACGGGGACGCTGACGGTTCAGATTGAAAAACTGGTTCAGGCTGATTTAATTATCCGTTGCCCGCATCCCGATGATCGCCGGGCAATCGTTGTGACCTTAACTGAGGCAGGGCAGGATATTTTTCATCAGCATAATCAGCTGCATCTGGATTTAGTCCGGGATCTGACGAGAAATATTGAGCCGGAACATGAGCAGGTGCTGCTGAGCTGCTTTGAAAAAATGAATCAGGAATTTTAAGCGTCGGCCAGAATAAATTCCGGCAAAACCTGATCCGTTAACCACACCCCGTTCGCAGAGCGGTAAAACCGGCAACCCTGCTGGTGCATTAAACCGGCCTGAATGGTCAGAATGACGGGTTTGCCATATCTTTGTCCCACATCATGTGCCGTGGCCGTTTCCTGTGACAGATGAATTTTTACGGCGATACATAAGCGGTGTTTCGCCATGGGTTAGTTTGAAACGATTCGAAAAATGGCTTGAAGAGCTGAAACCACATTGCAGGGCGATTTCTGTCAGTGAGGCGCCGGAATGTTGCAGTAAAATCCTGGCCTGATTTAACCGTTGCTGCATCACATACTGATGCGGAGTAATTCCCGTGCTTTGTTTGAACATCCGGGCAAAGTGATATTCACTTAAACTGACAAGCTCAGATAAATCAGACAGCTGAAGTGGTTTGCTGAGACTGGCCGCGACAAATTCTTTTATCCGGGCAAGCTGAAACGGTGCCAGCCCCCCTTTGACCTGAACCTGTGTCCAGCGGAATTGCGTATAGTGTTTGACTAAATGGGTAAACAGCAGGGATACGGCTGAACTGATGGCCATCCGGTCAACATTTTCTCCCCACTGATAATTCAGGAAGAATTGCCGGTAAATAGCGGTGATTTGCGGGTCATTATCAAAGATATGTTCATCGACAGTCAGCCCGGCCGGGCTTTTATCCCAGACTTTCTCTGCCACTTCGGTCAGATGTTGATCGGTAAAATAAAAATGGACAAAGGCCAGTGGCCCGCGGATATCCCATTCTGAAGCATGGTTTCTCGGCATCAGACACATGCGGTCCGGCCCACCACCGTTCTTCCAGCCTTCAGGTGTTTTCAGAAAAGACTCATAACCACCATCGACATACAAACTCAGCGTATGATGGTCCGGATTTTGTACCTGAATCCGGTCTTGCTGATTAAACCATGAGGCCAGCTCAGTACCGTTATCCAGACGTACAGAATCACGCAAGTGTGCGTTGGTATCAATCAGATTCTGGTGCATTTGGTAAACAGATTCAGACATTCCGTGGTGATCTCACTCCCTGACTTTACGTGCTTCAGTTTACGCAAAATCCTGAGATGAGACCAGCCGGATTGATGAAGCGCTCAATAAAAACCGCAAGAATATGCAATTTTGGGGCTGCTTGGGTCAGCGAAACGAATTGGCGCACCATCGATGACACCGAAGCTGGAAGCTTCAACATGGGATTTGAACGTATTTGTGGTGGTTAAATTTTGCTGCCTGTGCGGCAGTGAACCCATCTGTGGCTTTCATGATGTCTTTCAGAATTTTCTAAGCTGCCTACACGGCAGTGAACAGCTCCCGGCCTAACCGCCTGATCGATTCTTTTTTCTAAGCTGCCTACACGGCAGTGAACTTCCTTTTCTCCATGTTTCACCTGTCCAGAACTTTCTAAGCTGCCTACACGGCAGTGAACTAGTTGATCCACTCTTGAACAACGGCCCGCGATTTCTAAGCTGCCTACACGGCAGTGAACTGTGACGTTGCCGAAAATCGGCAATAGAACAATTTCTAAGCTGCCTACACGGCAGTGAACCGTTGCAGTATAGCCGCTCAGGCCAGCAAGCAACAGGGATGCGGCTGAAAACTTCGCAAAACCCCTTTTTTTGAGCGCCCGATTTGGGGATTTAAAATCAATGAGTTACAAAGGCGCTGAAAAAAGGGTCTGCGGTGTAGTGGCGGCTTTTAGCCGTGGTGACTGGTTTGGTACGCTTATTTGTTGCGCTGATCCAAGTGGCACTGGTGAACGCGCACCACTTCATCTTTTTCCCCGATGAAAAAGACGAAGCAGAAAAAATCGCCCCGAATTGCCGTTTTCCTGATGCATTTTTAGTTCATCACATGTGAGCCGGGGTACGGTTCGATTCGCATCCTGTTCAGCGAACCTTGAAATTCGTCCCTGAATTTCAACGCCCTCAGTGTCGTGGATTTGCATCAGGCGGCAATAAGGGGAGCGAACTGAATCGTCAGACAAACCATCTCAAATAAAAGACAGTTCAAAGTACGTCTGTCCCTGTTAAATCCGCTGTTAAATCTATATTTTTAGCCATTATGACCTCATTGATATCAAGTAATATCAGGTTATGGTATTAAAGATGCTTTCGTATAAGTGGTCACTCATAATAAGCAATTGCAGCGGACGCATACAACGCCTGGCGTTCGCACACAAGGAGGAAAGGAAACTTTGAAGTTCGCAAGAAAATTTAAGTGCCCGAAGCTTGTCTTCAGCCCGGTCTGTATCGATGATGCGATGGTTTTGTTTGATGCGGTTCGTTCTGAAAAATTTCCTTCGTCTCTGCCATTAGCAAAAATTGAAACGCTGAAGCAAGCCGAAAGCTGGTGCTCAGAACGGGCTTTAGATTGGGATGCAGGCAAGTGCTTTGTTTGGACATGCCATCGTTCATCTGATTCGGTCATTATTGGGCAGGTGACTCTGTTTCCACAGGAAAATCGTCTGGCCCTGGCGTATTGGGTTAACCCTGAACTCTGGGGGCAAGGGTTAGCCACCCAAATGTGTGAATCTTTGCTCTCTCACATTCAACGTGAAGGTTATCGGGGAAATGTGTGGGCTGGGGTTCATACCTGGAATACCCGAAGTGCTTCTGTGCTGAAAAAGCTTGGTTTTACACCGATGGATTCTGGTGCTGGAGACACGGCAGAGTACAACTTAGCCATTTAGCGCATGCGGATGAGGTTGCAGTGATATCGGCAGAGGGATCTAAGCTGCCTATACGGCAGTGAACTTTTGCTTCTTCCGATAACTGTAATTGTCCCATTTCTAAGCTGCCTGTGCGGCAGTGAACGCCACGGCATGACGGATTTCACTCTTCGACATTTTCTAAGCTGCCTGTACGGCAGTGAACGATTTACTCCGGAGTTTATTTCAACTCTTCCTTTTCTAAGCTGCCTACACGGCAGTGAACTTTTCATCCCCGTCTCTGGCCCGTTGTGCAATTTTCTAAGCTGCCTATATGGCAGTGAACCCGCCCGATGATGACGATATTGAAATCAAATGTTTCTAAGCTGCCTATACGGCAGTGAACGGGTTGAGCGGTACCACCAATATTTTCATGCATTTCTAAGCTGCCTATACGGCAGTGAACGACATGGCCAGCCATCTGCTTTCCGGCAATGTTTTCTAAGCTGCCTATACGGCAGTGAACCGTTGCAGTATAGCGGCTCAGGCCAGAAAGCAACAGGGCTATGGCTGAAAACTTCGTAAAACCCCTTTTTTTGAGCGCCTGATTTGGGGGTTTAAAATCAATGAGTTACAGAGGGGTTGAAAAAAAGGGTCTGTGGGATGGTGGAAGCTTTTGGCCGTGGTGGCTGGTTTGGTACGCTCATTTGTTGCGCTGATCCAAGTGGCACTGGTGAACGCGCACCACTTCATCTTTTTCCCCGATGAAAAAGACGAAGCAGAAAAAATCGCCCCGAATTGCCGTTTTCCTGATGCATTTTCAGTTCATCACATGTGAGCCGGGGTACGGTTCGATTCGCATCCTGCTCAGCGAACCTTGAAATTCATCCCTGAATTTCAACACCCTCAGTGTCGTGGATTTGCATCAGGCGGCAATAAGGGGAGCGAATTGAATCGCCAGACAAACCATCTCAAATAAAAGAAGTCCAAAGGATGAACAGACACGACGTCTGTTCAAAATTTTTCTCGCCAGGGAGGGCGATAAAAATTGGTCCTGTCCCGAGTGCACTGAAGCCAAATATAAAAAAGACTTTTTCGGCGGTTTTTGGTCTTTCAAAAACCGTCTGGGGCGCTTGCGCCAAAAGCCGCTTGGGTCAGCGAAACGAATTAGCGCACCATAGATGCCACAGAAGCTGGAAGCTTCAACATGAGATTTGGCCGTGCTTGGGCTCACCTCTTGAATCTCCAGACAAACCATCTCAAATAAAAGAAAGTTCAAAGGATGAACAGACACGATGTCTGTTCAAAATTTTTCTCGCCAGGGAGGGCGATAAAAATTGGTCCTGTCCCGCGCGCACCCAAGCCAAATATAAAAAAGACTTTTTCGGCGGTTTTTGGTCTTTCAAAAACCGTCTGGGGCGCTTGCGCCAAAAGCTGCTTGGATCAGCGAAACGAATTGGCGCACCATAGATGCCACTGAAGCTGGAAGCTTCAACATGGGATTTGAACGTATTTGTGGTGATTAAATTTGACTGCCTGTGCGGCAGTGAATTCACACGGATACTTTCAATCTAAAACCACGGCACGGTTGCCTCCCGGCTTAACCCATAGCTGGAAAATGTCCCGTCAACCGGTTCGCGTTGCAATTCCCCCAGTGCAATAAAAATCCGCATCACCTGATGATTGGAGAGACTTTGTAACTGCAGATAAGGTAGTTTCAGCACTTGCTGATTCTCGTCCGGGATCTTTTGCCATGCTTCGGCTTCCGTCATTCTGCCTTTAGCCACCGCTCGTTTGCGCAGATTATGCGGGCTTTTCTTTTGTATCCGGTAAACTGTCCGGTAGCCTTCAATATTTTCCGGCACCGGCAGTAAGTCACTGACCTGCGTATAATCACGTAACCCTTTAAGCCACGGCAAAGTCATCAGATGATCCAACGCGGTCTGCGAGCCATGCAAACGCAATACCCGGCCTGCGGTTGGTGCTGTCGGTTTTCCGGGTTTGATCCGGCTTTGCTCACGGAGACCATATTCCGGAAAACTGACCGCGATTTCACCGGGAACAGACTGCGCCATAAACCGGTGGAACTTGGCAAACAGATTATTGAGCAGTGCCGGCGCGGTCACTTCCAGATCCGGCTCGACCCGTATATCAAGATAATAGTCCATGTTTACGCTCCGAATACGCCACCACGAATCAGCATGGCCATGATGTAGTGTTGTTCTGCTTCTGTGGGCGTTTTATCTTTCAGCATCCACTGATCCAGCAGGGTGTAGAAATCCGTTTTCTCTTTGGGTTTGCGGTAAGCAATTCCCCGGTTGGTGACACTGCCATAAGGTTCGATGGCAATCGGTCCGGATTCTTCCGCTAATGGATACCAGGTGTCGATCGTGCGCAGGGCATTGCCGATTTTCTGTGAATGCATGGCGGCCTGACGATCAATGCTTTCACTCAGTGAATAGAGTTCTTTACTTTTCTTATTGGTACTTCCGGCATTTAAAACCAGCTCCTGAGACGGATAGACCGTCTGCCCGGCACCAAACTGAACAAACGCTTCGATGGTCAGCAGCGTTGCCTGCTCTCCCAGTAATCCCTGTTCAATAACTCCGGCAATGGTTTGAACCGCTTCTGTGGGCTGATCGAACGATTTCAGATTGAAATCATAGGCGTTAAACGTCCATGTTTGATCCTGATGATGGATACGAACTTCAATCGCCTCGGCACCTACCCGGTTGCGCCACAAAAAACGACCATTGGCAAGGTTCGCGGCATAGCGGAGACTCAGTGTCTGAAAACCGTACTCAGTGACATATTGGTGGATTTTACCGGCCAGTGCGGATTGGTATTCAGGACCGTTACAGGTGGATGGCGTGGATAAATCACCCAAAACCCGCAAGGTAAAGGTCACTTTCAGGGTGTCGGTATCGAAGGGCAGCGCGGCGGTATCGACCGTTTGCAGGTTGGCATTTTCGATTTCTGCATCCAGCTTACTGGCTTTGGCACCTTTCAAACGGTTTGAAATGGTGCCGCGAACCGATTTTTCGGTCACAGCAACCGGCTTCCATTCGGTCTTCCATTCGGTATTGGTGTCTTTATCTGACCATAAACCGGCTTCAAATTTGGCATCGGAGCAGGCTAATTTAGATTCAAATGCGAGGACAGAAGGCGTTTGTAATTTGCTCATGGAAAAATCCTTGTTAAATAATATCAATCAGGTCGTCGGAGGAGAGGGTTTGCGCTTGCTCGCTGCGGCAGGCATAAAAAGGTGCGTCATCATGGTAGCGCCACATGACACTGCTGAGTGTTTCTATCCGGCTGGGTCTTCTGATCCATTCAGCGATACTGTGAATCGGTTCAACAAAGCTGACCGGCGTATTGAGGTCGCGCATGTTTGCCACTTCACCGGCCGGATAAAGGGGGCTGATTTGCTTATAGCCGACCATAAAGGGCACCAGCCAACCTTTGTTTTTATCAATTTGTTGCCAGTCAATTTGGGTTTCTTCGCTGTTTTCTTTCACCGGCACCTGTGTTGAAACATAGGTCAGAGAGGAGACTTTCAGCCATCGCTTGAGGGTTTGCGTCGGATCGGGGGCTTCTGTTGCCAGTAATGTGGCCCGGTCCACCAGAATCGCGCCCGGCATTAGCGGCCGGAAGACTTTTACCGGCTCATGGTGTGTGGTGACGTAACAGCCGTCGATAGACGTAATTTTGCCACCGGCTAAACGGTGTCTTTCTGCCAGTTGTTGGATGGCTTTACACTGATCACGGCGTTGCTCATCATTGATCAGGTTCAGCCCCTGCGCCCGGATCACCAGAGAAACCGTCATATTCATTTTGCCTTCTTCATTGATGGGAGCGGTTTTTCCCTCATGAGTTAACGGGTTGCGGGTTTGGGCAAAAATGTAAGGCTCGTAACCGGCAGCTCTGTAAGCATGAATCTGATGATGATGGCAGACCACACTGGTAGCTGACAGCGTGATGCCGTGTGCGGCAGACAGTTTGCGGGACAAGGCATGGACATAACCGAGAAAAT
It encodes the following:
- a CDS encoding GNAT family N-acetyltransferase; amino-acid sequence: MKFARKFKCPKLVFSPVCIDDAMVLFDAVRSEKFPSSLPLAKIETLKQAESWCSERALDWDAGKCFVWTCHRSSDSVIIGQVTLFPQENRLALAYWVNPELWGQGLATQMCESLLSHIQREGYRGNVWAGVHTWNTRSASVLKKLGFTPMDSGAGDTAEYNLAI
- a CDS encoding AraC family transcriptional regulator is translated as MSESVYQMHQNLIDTNAHLRDSVRLDNGTELASWFNQQDRIQVQNPDHHTLSLYVDGGYESFLKTPEGWKNGGGPDRMCLMPRNHASEWDIRGPLAFVHFYFTDQHLTEVAEKVWDKSPAGLTVDEHIFDNDPQITAIYRQFFLNYQWGENVDRMAISSAVSLLFTHLVKHYTQFRWTQVQVKGGLAPFQLARIKEFVAASLSKPLQLSDLSELVSLSEYHFARMFKQSTGITPHQYVMQQRLNQARILLQHSGASLTEIALQCGFSSSSHFSNRFKLTHGETPLMYRRKNSSVTGNGHGT
- the csy3 gene encoding type I-F CRISPR-associated protein Csy3, with product MSKLQTPSVLAFESKLACSDAKFEAGLWSDKDTNTEWKTEWKPVAVTEKSVRGTISNRLKGAKASKLDAEIENANLQTVDTAALPFDTDTLKVTFTLRVLGDLSTPSTCNGPEYQSALAGKIHQYVTEYGFQTLSLRYAANLANGRFLWRNRVGAEAIEVRIHHQDQTWTFNAYDFNLKSFDQPTEAVQTIAGVIEQGLLGEQATLLTIEAFVQFGAGQTVYPSQELVLNAGSTNKKSKELYSLSESIDRQAAMHSQKIGNALRTIDTWYPLAEESGPIAIEPYGSVTNRGIAYRKPKEKTDFYTLLDQWMLKDKTPTEAEQHYIMAMLIRGGVFGA
- a CDS encoding MarR family winged helix-turn-helix transcriptional regulator, which translates into the protein MNDLKKLNRMLTEFYDKMSSWEQSVVKETGYSLAQIHTIEVLGTCGALRMKELAQKLGITTGTLTVQIEKLVQADLIIRCPHPDDRRAIVVTLTEAGQDIFHQHNQLHLDLVRDLTRNIEPEHEQVLLSCFEKMNQEF
- the cas6f gene encoding type I-F CRISPR-associated endoribonuclease Cas6/Csy4: MDYYLDIRVEPDLEVTAPALLNNLFAKFHRFMAQSVPGEIAVSFPEYGLREQSRIKPGKPTAPTAGRVLRLHGSQTALDHLMTLPWLKGLRDYTQVSDLLPVPENIEGYRTVYRIQKKSPHNLRKRAVAKGRMTEAEAWQKIPDENQQVLKLPYLQLQSLSNHQVMRIFIALGELQREPVDGTFSSYGLSREATVPWF
- a CDS encoding RNA 2'-phosphotransferase, translated to MGQRYGKPVILTIQAGLMHQQGCRFYRSANGVWLTDQVLPEFILADA